From Tripterygium wilfordii isolate XIE 37 chromosome 16, ASM1340144v1, whole genome shotgun sequence, one genomic window encodes:
- the LOC119981101 gene encoding protein SPA1-RELATED 2-like: MRDCEGMDEGLMDEVAPVDVAEVAHIQRKEIEYPLKSENCNIVEPRDLHINKENDYSESSFHVLAKILEGEDVDGGVNSVNASEGRCASPRYMDDAGNMVEELMVRNDSTSNVAVVGTSNNRERLQTRQNQWQHLYQLAGGSGSASSRGDSTHRDDGQAMPSSHEDVDRSSFSESLAQKPSIDGRVAVMERLTDPENEGVMSGLSSHGGIRTKILSKSGFSQFFVKNTLKGKGVIYRGPPQNNTRIVPKEQNNAKAAVCGVVAPSASMDLIAQNKLPYSCYTRSGPGSSTNNGVNLREWLSTRREVNKIESLNIFRQVLDLVDHFHSQEVALLDLQPSAFKLLQSNQVKYLGSTLQREMSESVTDQEIPFLGNGVIRRRPLDQGMFPSVGLCGKKQKFSENGNLRTRWPFCPSKYGFKLETANDIESKVADKQNSRDEYDQTHHIFGSGIQRKSSSPPASSTALQQSASIGLQLEVKWYKSPEELSEGVCTISSNIYSLGVLFFELLGHFDSERAHDAALMDLRHRILPPTFLSENPKEAGFCLWLLYPDPRSRPTTREIVQSEVINGLHDVSLEELSSSIDQDDAESELSLHFLNSLKGHKEKHAVELAQDIRCVEADIEEIERRNCPKSPLIHPFLNNDLLATRDVSSLRKATSSSEAISRSIPKSPPNEMRWVRNINHLESAYFSMRFKVQHPEIDGSIRPDRDLLRNCENRHSSGDDEANRNPTDHVGAFFDGMCKYARFSKFEACGLLRTGDFNNSANVICSLSFDRDEDYFAAAWVSKKIKIFEFNALFNDSVDIHYPVAEMSNKSKLSCICWNNYIKNYLASTDYDGVVKLWDASTGQGVSQYSEHNKRAWSVDFSQVHPTKLASGSDDCSVKLWSISEKNCLGTIRNIANICCVQFSAHSTNLLAFGSADYRTYCYDLRNARVPWCVLPGHAKAVSYVKFLDSETLVTASTDNTLKIWDLNKTSSGGLSTDACSLTLRGHTNEKNFVGLSISNGYIGCGSETNEVYAYYRSLPMPITSHKFGSVDPISGKETDDDNGQFVSSVCWRGKSDMVVAANSSGCIKVLRMV, encoded by the exons ATGCGTGATTGTGAAGGTATGGATGAAGGACTGATGGATGAAGTGGCTCCAGTTGATGTAGCCGAAGTGGCTCACATCCAGCGCAAAGAGATTGAGTATCCATTGAAATCGGAAAATTGCAATATAGTGGAACCCCGGGATTTGCACATAAACAAGGAGAATGATTATTCTGAAAGTTCGTTCCATGTACTCGCAAAGATCTTAGAGGGTGAGGATGTAGATGGTGGGGTAAACTCTGTCAATGCATCTGAAGGCCGATGTGCCAGTCCTCGTTACATGGATGATGCTGGTAACATGGTTGAGGAGTTGATGGTGAGAAATGACAGTACTTCAAACGTAGCTGTAGTGGGTACGTCAAACAATAGGGAAAGACTGCAGACTAGGCAAAATCAGTGGCAGCATCTGTATCAACTGGCTGGAGGGTCAGGAAGTGCGAGTTCGCGTGGTGATTCTACACATAGGGATGATGGTCAGGCAATGCCAAGCAGTCATGAGGATGTGGATCGCTCATCTTTTTCAGAGTCTTTGGCTCAAAAACCATCAATTGATGGTCGCGTTGCAGTCATGGAACGGTTGACTGATCCTGAAAATGAAGGAGTCATGAGCGGTTTGTCTTCTCATGGAGGTATCCGCACAAAGATTCTATCAAAATCAGGTTTTTCTCAGTTTTTTGTCAAAAATACATTGAAAGGTAAGGGTGTCATTTATAGAGGCCCACCTCAGAATAATACTAGAATTGTGCCTAAAGAGCAGAATAATGCCAAGGCTGCTGTTTGTGGTGTGGTGGCTCCAAGTGCTTCAATGGATTTGATTGCCCAAAATAAGCTACCATATTCCTGTTATACTCGATCTGGGCCTGGTAGTTCTACAAATAATGGAGTGAATTTAAGGGAGTGGCTTAGTACACGCCGTGAGGTGAATAAGATTGAGAGCTTAAATATATTTAGGCAGGTTCTGGATCTGGTGGATCACTTTCACTCTCAAGAGGTTGCCTTGCTTGACTTACAGCCATCTGCGTTCAAGTTGTTGCAATCAAATCAGGTTAAGTACCTTGGATCCACTCTACAGAGAGAAATGTCAGAAAGTGTTACTGATCAAGAGATTCCTTTCCTTGGAAATGGTGTGATTAGAAGAAGGCCACTTGACCAGGGAATGTTTCCTTCTGTTGGTCTATGTGGAAAAAAGCAAAAGTTTAGTGAGAACGGGAACCTTAGGACACGGTGGCCTTTTTGTCCTTCAAAATATGGCTTCAAACTCGAGACTGCTAATGACATTGAGAGCAAAGTAGCTGATAAACAAAATTCTCGGGACGAATATGACCAAACTCACCATATTTTTGGTTCTGGGATTCAGAGAAAGTCAAGTAGCCCTCCTGCATCAAGTACAGCTCTACAACAGTCTGCATCTATAGGTCTCCAGCTGGAAGTGAAGTGGTATAAGAGTCCCGAGGAGCTCAGCGAGGGTGTCTGCACAATTTCATCAAATATTTATAGCCTCGGAGTTCTTTTCTTTGAG TTACTTGGTCATTTTGACTCTGAAAGGGCGCATGATGCAGCGTTGATGGATCTGCGCCACAGGATTCTTCCGCCTACTTTTCTATCAGAAAATCCAAAGGAAGCTGGATTCTGTCTATGGTTACTCTATCCTGATCCTCGGTCACGCCCAACAACTAG GGAAATTGTACAATCTGAAGTAATCAATGGATTGCATGATGTTTCTCTTGAGGAATTGTCGTCGTCCATCGACCAAGATGATGCTGAATCAGAGCTATCGTTGCATTTCCTTAATTCTTTGAAAGGGCATAAGGAGAAACATGCTGTGGAGTTGGCTCAGGACATTAGGTGCGTAGAAGCGGATATTGAAGAGATTGAGAGGAGGAACTGTCCAAAGAGTCCCTTGATTCATCCTTTCTTGAACAATGACTTGCTCGCTACTAGGGATGTCTCATCCCTTCGCAAAGCTACTTCAAGTTCAGAGGCAATTTCTCGTTCAATACCTAAATCTCCTCCAAATGAAATGAGGTGGGTGAGGAATATAAATCACCTTGAGAGTGCTTATTTTTCCATGAGATTCAAAGTACAGCACCCTGAGATTGATGGCAGCATTCGTCCAGATAGGGATTTATTAAGAAATTGTGAGAACAGGCATTCATCAGGTGATGATGAAGCAAATCGAAATCCCACTGACCATGTTGGAGCTTTCTTTGATGGCATGTGCAAGTATGCTCGTTTTAGTAAGTTTGAAGCATGTGGGCTCCTAAGAACCGGGGATTTCAACAATTCTGCCAATGTAATTTGCTCTTTGAGTTTCGACCGGGATGAAGACTATTTTGCTGCTGCCTGGGtatcaaagaaaataaagatttttgagtTCAATGCGCTCTTTAATGATTCTGTTGATATTCATTATCCAGTAGCGGAGATGTCAAACAAATCGAAGCTCAGCTGCATTTGCTGGAACAACTATATCAAGAATTATCTGGCTTCAACTGACTATGATGGTGTGGTTAAG TTATGGGATGCAAGTACTGGACAAGGGGTTTCTCAATATAGCGAGCACAATAAGAGGGCCTGGTCTGTTGACTTTTCTCAAGTACATCCCACAAAGCTAGCCAGTGGAAGTGACGATTGTTCTGTGAAACTGTGGAGCATTAGTGAG AAAAACTGTTTGGGCACAATTAGGAACATTGCAAACATCTGCTGCGTCCAGTTCTCTGCACACTCCACTAATTTACTGGCCTTTGGGTCTGCAGATTACAGAACCTACTGTTACGATCTTCGGAATGCCAGAGTCCCTTGGTGTGTGTTACCTGGCCATGCCAAAGCTGTGAGTTATGTTAAATTCCTGGACTCTGAAACTCTTGTGACTGCATCCACTGACAACACACTAAAAATTTGGGACCTCAACAAAACGAGCTCTGGTGGGTTGTCGACTGATGCTTGCAGCTTAACACTTAGAGGGCATACTAATGAGAAG AACTTTGTTGGCTTGTCCATCTCCAATGGTTATATAGGTTGTGGTTCAGAAACAAATGAG GTTTATGCTTACTATAGATCCCTACCTATGCCTATCACATCGCACAAGTTTGGTTCTGTTGATCCTATATCCGGAAAAGAGACTGATGATGATAATGGGCAGTTTGTATCTAGTGTCTGCTGGAGAGGGAAATCAGACATGGTTGTTGCTGCCAACTCAAGTGGTTGCATCAAGGTGTTGCGAATGGTTTGA